The Halomicronema hongdechloris C2206 genome includes a window with the following:
- the cas10d gene encoding type I-D CRISPR-associated protein Cas10d/Csc3 yields the protein MTLLQDLLTTTLQEEPDPVIQRFVETVVPAMEQEFALVPALGGSDAVHRYRLRDDPFCEEKVQRWNQSADQSLLVHVINAILTAWNLQTFLDEDKQLTEEEKKLLCLGLTLHDYNKYCQGEEEDAPKTHEVSEILGLCHKLGHKLNFTDFWQDWENYLGDIGFLAQNTQYKTGTNPRLEVWNPKITDQRRLKNPLRPLLAFGDIAVHMNDPADIVTPKEGNQSRSRGHALREHLETLQIERKLVYHRLRDCTGLLTTGIHNAVLHFTEDLDWKPILFFAQGVVYLAPLDSETPDRETIQAVLWEQIQQLLANKMLSGDIGFKRDGKGLKVAPQTLEVFKPAQLIRGLPDVIIAKVGNAKNPATPKRLASLELSDTECQKLEPAADLRSDRLAELIFLAQKEFFGACPDFVPWVLKYLGIEQGISPEQTQVQSGGVNYGWYRAAAYYIAVTQKNTLDNEELEKILENLAYSLADWAEENDLLPEYKSPTQDVFHRYLNQNLEVSGWEPCLTSFDDELSAYTAAKTKASKQPICSLSSGEFASEDQMDSVVLFKPQQYSNKNPLGGRHIKRGISKIWSLEMLIRQAMWAVPAGKLEDQRPVFLYIFPAYVYSPQTAKVVRVLMDELKDRINFWDIRKFWQENNMDIQALRSYSWLEEESEAGRFGNPNYGRGDRRDLPFVAITYTTTRGKTVTDAWIEPAFLAMALPMLLGVKVVASTSPAPLYSSDSEFRESVKLDGPAGFWNSLGLPNSLHLEEWLQNRVQRLDELLNRLMIAYALHLDCEGDPPDPRWRAFANTVRDMMTDVLNIFSLAASHFRELKREPYPDEVGRYWRYAQIWTEGNTNMQKKLKITKQLVTEYRKFYRVNLSESSHAILLPLSKALELILSVPEDWDDEELILQGSGQLQDALDRQKVYRPILSDKSLPYQERKVQELEAIQAFVTTCVKDLFGEMCKGDRALLQENRNRIKSGVEFAYRWLTLQESQAETKNQKTEGEK from the coding sequence ATGACTCTCCTACAAGACTTACTCACCACTACGCTGCAAGAAGAGCCCGATCCAGTTATTCAGAGGTTTGTTGAAACTGTGGTGCCCGCAATGGAACAGGAATTTGCCCTCGTTCCTGCTCTAGGGGGTTCTGATGCGGTACATCGTTACCGGCTCCGGGATGATCCATTTTGTGAAGAGAAAGTCCAGCGCTGGAACCAAAGTGCAGACCAAAGCTTACTAGTTCATGTCATCAATGCCATCCTAACAGCCTGGAATTTACAGACTTTTCTAGATGAGGACAAACAGCTTACTGAGGAAGAGAAAAAACTGTTATGCTTGGGGCTAACGCTCCATGACTACAACAAATACTGTCAGGGGGAAGAAGAAGATGCACCCAAGACCCATGAGGTTTCAGAGATCTTAGGGCTTTGCCATAAATTAGGGCATAAGCTGAACTTTACAGATTTTTGGCAAGACTGGGAAAATTATCTTGGTGATATAGGTTTTCTAGCTCAGAATACACAGTATAAGACCGGAACCAATCCCAGGTTAGAAGTTTGGAATCCCAAGATTACTGATCAGAGAAGATTGAAAAATCCACTTCGACCTCTCCTTGCTTTTGGGGATATTGCAGTTCATATGAATGACCCAGCGGATATCGTTACACCAAAGGAAGGCAACCAAAGTAGATCTCGCGGACATGCTTTAAGAGAACATCTGGAAACACTTCAAATAGAGAGAAAATTAGTTTATCACCGTTTGAGAGACTGCACTGGTCTGCTCACTACTGGCATCCACAACGCTGTTTTACACTTCACTGAAGATTTAGACTGGAAACCCATCTTATTTTTTGCTCAAGGTGTCGTTTATCTAGCGCCGCTAGATTCAGAAACTCCAGATCGAGAAACTATTCAAGCTGTGCTTTGGGAGCAAATCCAGCAGTTGCTAGCCAACAAAATGCTAAGTGGAGATATTGGGTTTAAGCGCGACGGCAAAGGTCTTAAAGTTGCTCCCCAGACTTTAGAAGTATTCAAGCCAGCTCAACTTATTCGTGGATTACCAGATGTCATCATCGCAAAGGTTGGGAACGCCAAGAATCCAGCTACACCTAAACGGTTAGCATCCTTAGAGTTAAGCGATACAGAGTGTCAAAAGCTTGAACCTGCGGCAGATTTAAGAAGTGATCGCTTAGCAGAGCTAATTTTTTTAGCCCAAAAAGAGTTTTTCGGAGCCTGCCCTGACTTTGTACCCTGGGTTCTCAAATATTTGGGAATTGAACAAGGTATTTCACCAGAACAAACTCAGGTTCAGTCAGGGGGAGTTAATTATGGTTGGTACCGTGCAGCAGCTTATTATATTGCTGTTACACAGAAAAACACTCTTGACAATGAGGAACTGGAGAAAATTCTAGAAAACCTGGCCTATAGCTTGGCTGATTGGGCAGAAGAGAATGATCTACTACCAGAATATAAAAGCCCAACCCAAGACGTTTTTCATCGATATCTAAATCAAAATTTGGAAGTTTCAGGTTGGGAACCATGTCTAACATCATTTGATGATGAACTGTCGGCCTATACTGCGGCCAAAACCAAGGCTTCTAAGCAACCTATTTGCTCACTTAGCTCAGGAGAGTTTGCCTCAGAAGACCAAATGGACTCTGTTGTACTGTTCAAGCCGCAGCAATACAGCAACAAGAACCCCTTAGGTGGCAGACATATTAAGCGTGGCATCTCCAAAATTTGGTCTTTAGAAATGCTGATTAGGCAAGCTATGTGGGCTGTTCCTGCTGGCAAACTTGAAGATCAAAGACCTGTGTTTCTTTATATCTTCCCAGCTTATGTCTACTCGCCTCAAACAGCCAAAGTAGTTCGGGTTTTAATGGATGAACTCAAGGATCGCATCAATTTCTGGGATATCCGTAAGTTTTGGCAAGAGAACAATATGGATATCCAGGCTTTGAGGTCATATTCGTGGTTGGAAGAAGAATCAGAAGCGGGGCGTTTCGGCAATCCAAACTATGGTCGTGGAGATAGGCGAGATTTACCGTTTGTAGCTATCACATATACAACAACACGAGGAAAAACGGTTACAGATGCCTGGATTGAACCGGCTTTCCTGGCAATGGCTCTACCTATGCTGTTGGGGGTCAAGGTAGTGGCTTCAACCAGTCCGGCCCCGCTTTATAGCAGCGATAGCGAGTTTCGAGAGTCAGTAAAACTCGATGGGCCAGCAGGCTTTTGGAACTCGCTAGGCTTACCCAACTCATTGCATCTGGAGGAATGGTTACAGAATCGGGTTCAGCGGCTAGATGAATTACTGAACCGCTTGATGATCGCCTATGCCTTACATCTTGATTGTGAAGGAGATCCCCCAGATCCACGATGGAGAGCTTTCGCCAATACGGTCAGGGACATGATGACAGATGTCTTAAACATCTTCTCACTTGCAGCATCTCATTTTCGAGAGTTGAAACGAGAACCTTACCCAGATGAAGTTGGACGCTACTGGCGCTATGCACAAATTTGGACAGAGGGAAATACCAATATGCAGAAAAAATTGAAGATTACGAAACAGCTTGTGACTGAATATCGCAAGTTTTACAGGGTCAATCTAAGCGAATCGAGTCATGCCATCCTTTTACCTCTATCTAAGGCACTGGAATTGATACTGTCGGTACCAGAAGATTGGGATGATGAAGAGCTTATTTTGCAGGGTTCTGGTCAGCTTCAAGATGCCCTGGATCGCCAAAAAGTATACCGACCTATCCTTTCGGATAAATCTCTCCCTTACCAGGAACGTAAGGTTCAGGAATTAGAAGCTATTCAGGCATTTGTGACAACTTGCGTAAAAGATTTGTTTGGCGAAATGTGTAAGGGCGATCGCGCTCTACTCCAAGAAAACCGCAATCGCATTAAATCGGGTGTCGAATTTGCCTACCGTTGGCTCACTCTGCAAGAAAGCCAAGCCGAAACTAAAAATCAAAAAACTGAAGGAGAAAAATAA
- a CDS encoding DUF433 domain-containing protein has product MQEQQLLERITINPDIFGGKPIIRGRRLAVEHILGMLAAGDSVETLLEGYPWLEQEDIQACLVYAHRLIGHERVEPLLIEA; this is encoded by the coding sequence CTGCAAGAACAACAACTGCTAGAGCGCATCACCATCAACCCTGACATTTTTGGCGGTAAGCCGATTATTCGAGGGCGCAGGTTAGCAGTAGAACACATTTTAGGAATGCTAGCGGCTGGCGATTCTGTGGAAACGCTACTAGAGGGCTATCCCTGGTTAGAACAGGAAGACATCCAAGCTTGTCTGGTCTACGCTCATCGTCTCATTGGCCATGAGCGGGTTGAGCCTCTCCTGATCGAGGCTTAA
- the cas3 gene encoding type I-D CRISPR-associated helicase Cas3' — protein MKVFLKPLYSKLNDGPGNCPLGCQEKCRVAENSDLKPLKGQSCALSLHQALTWEAVVQGDTDVIFNTAATGDGKSLAATLPILLNKNLRMVGMYPTIELVDDQDRSHRDSDTRKGWHSTFGLNAEKRIDRLYGEELSRRVRDGESNRFQELRKAIENKPLILTNPDIFHLITHFQYKNPAYGDFELPLLMAEFPDFWLFDEFHIFGPHQESAVINSMGFIRRSQRRKRRFLFTSATPKDSFVKQLKAADFGEPKIIPGNYSDHPQDGYRKILEPVELEFMQLKKQDVLEWLQGKYHEVYEWLANEQRGRGLIILNSVAQAGRVVDLLKGLFQNSVEVEEISGRMDRASRQVTQEKLKHSRKPVLVIGTSAVDVGVDFKIHLLIFESSDSATVIQRLGRLGRHEGFKHYRAIALLPEYASWILGKLKKQLTEGASVDREELRDTIIDAFDAPKEFQEYRREWGVVQAQGMLSQLKAKEYAKVMQPVYERIAKDLQPLYGSNIIGFAQRKLRDYDKSVAEAIQTELIRFRGGTSIQAAVWDENRFYTYDLLRLLPYTLVEVLDEAEFLEAAYRRGYRDYTFQYAQVFLKVQRWVDERIDIQLRTGRDSSELQCCDLILLGKLRLSQHPQADVINCMSRKKFLSFLVPGDYWKVRDALRVGPLFGLYPLLDSSEKSYACAFGQDALLLKALRNGRLSKLCRQNSAPMFF, from the coding sequence ATGAAAGTTTTTCTTAAACCACTATATTCCAAGCTCAATGATGGGCCAGGGAACTGCCCTCTTGGGTGTCAAGAGAAGTGCCGAGTTGCTGAAAATTCAGATCTAAAGCCCCTAAAAGGCCAGTCTTGTGCCTTATCTTTACACCAGGCCCTTACCTGGGAAGCTGTGGTGCAAGGGGATACTGACGTAATCTTTAATACGGCGGCAACTGGGGATGGGAAGTCTCTGGCTGCTACCTTACCTATTCTCTTGAATAAGAACCTCCGGATGGTGGGAATGTATCCCACTATCGAGCTGGTTGATGACCAGGATAGAAGTCACCGGGACAGTGATACCCGAAAGGGCTGGCATTCAACGTTTGGCTTGAATGCGGAAAAACGCATTGATCGTCTTTATGGTGAAGAACTTAGCCGTCGGGTACGCGATGGAGAAAGTAATCGGTTTCAAGAACTGCGCAAAGCAATCGAGAATAAGCCTCTGATATTAACTAACCCAGACATTTTTCATTTGATCACGCATTTTCAGTATAAGAACCCTGCTTATGGAGATTTTGAGCTTCCTTTGTTAATGGCTGAGTTTCCAGATTTCTGGTTATTTGACGAATTTCATATATTTGGACCACATCAGGAATCAGCTGTCATTAACAGCATGGGCTTTATTCGGCGGTCTCAGCGACGCAAGCGACGGTTCTTATTTACCTCTGCAACTCCCAAAGATTCTTTCGTAAAACAACTTAAGGCAGCCGACTTTGGGGAACCCAAAATCATTCCTGGAAACTATTCAGATCATCCACAAGACGGATATCGAAAAATTCTTGAACCTGTCGAACTTGAATTTATGCAGCTCAAAAAACAGGATGTTTTGGAGTGGTTACAGGGGAAATACCACGAAGTCTATGAATGGCTAGCAAATGAGCAACGAGGGCGAGGACTAATCATCCTCAACTCAGTAGCTCAAGCTGGCAGAGTTGTTGATTTGCTGAAAGGTTTATTTCAGAACTCGGTAGAGGTCGAGGAAATTAGTGGGCGGATGGATCGAGCTTCTCGTCAGGTAACTCAGGAAAAATTGAAACATTCCCGGAAACCTGTCCTGGTAATTGGTACATCGGCTGTAGATGTTGGTGTAGATTTCAAAATTCATCTGCTGATTTTTGAAAGTAGTGACTCTGCCACTGTTATCCAACGACTCGGCAGGTTGGGGAGACATGAAGGTTTCAAGCATTATCGGGCGATTGCGCTACTGCCAGAATATGCCTCCTGGATTTTGGGCAAATTGAAAAAACAGCTCACTGAAGGGGCAAGCGTTGACCGTGAAGAGCTTCGCGATACCATCATTGACGCTTTTGATGCCCCCAAAGAGTTTCAGGAATATCGTCGGGAGTGGGGTGTAGTTCAGGCTCAAGGGATGCTGTCGCAGTTAAAAGCCAAAGAATATGCCAAGGTGATGCAGCCCGTCTACGAGCGCATCGCCAAAGATTTACAGCCTCTTTATGGCAGCAACATCATAGGCTTTGCCCAAAGAAAGTTACGAGATTACGATAAATCAGTCGCTGAGGCAATCCAGACCGAGTTGATTCGCTTTCGTGGTGGTACCAGTATCCAGGCTGCTGTATGGGATGAGAACCGCTTTTACACCTACGACTTGCTCAGACTGTTGCCTTATACCCTGGTCGAAGTATTGGACGAAGCCGAATTCCTAGAAGCTGCCTATCGCAGAGGCTATCGGGACTACACCTTCCAATATGCCCAAGTGTTCTTAAAAGTACAGAGGTGGGTTGATGAGCGTATAGATATCCAGCTACGGACTGGACGGGATAGTAGCGAATTGCAATGCTGTGACTTAATTTTGCTTGGCAAACTCAGACTGTCTCAGCATCCCCAAGCCGATGTTATCAACTGCATGAGTCGCAAGAAGTTTCTTAGCTTCCTAGTACCAGGCGATTACTGGAAAGTGAGAGATGCCCTTAGAGTTGGTCCACTTTTTGGTTTGTATCCATTGTTAGATAGCTCCGAAAAATCCTATGCCTGTGCTTTTGGGCAAGATGCTTTGCTACTTAAAGCGTTGAGAAATGGGCGCTTAAGCAAACTCTGCCGCCAAAATTCAGCCCCAATGTTTTTTTAG
- a CDS encoding helix-turn-helix transcriptional regulator, which yields MTDFLDRHGQSSNDIDQKVSRAIRKLRDCGFTISSAPNRPYELVESSFPVLLSPKQRDSLALAAYVLSDMGFSAQASDLLHIGKLSEPVEPSQVKVAFSPPVDYSETKLEETVKQLQDRFQRGCRYVIRYRSSSGKTNNWDCDLSELRFHNGLLYLFAHISNFSPRYSEKQPSIEQNLIFRIDRILKVYPASDTLWSRLSFPTEKVRYRMSGPLAHYQPRRTNEVELYRDPDQRFVDIETSEDHWFWFRQRMLQYGSNVKVLEPQWMANQLLKEYERAYRNHQG from the coding sequence ATGACGGATTTTCTAGACCGGCATGGCCAGTCCTCTAATGACATTGATCAGAAAGTTAGCCGAGCCATCCGGAAGCTCAGGGACTGTGGCTTTACAATTAGCAGTGCTCCTAACCGCCCCTACGAGTTGGTGGAGTCCTCTTTCCCAGTCCTGCTTTCTCCCAAGCAAAGAGACTCTCTGGCACTTGCAGCATATGTCCTCAGCGATATGGGCTTCTCTGCCCAGGCCAGTGACCTACTCCATATTGGCAAGCTAAGTGAGCCCGTTGAGCCATCCCAAGTCAAAGTTGCCTTTAGTCCTCCTGTTGATTACAGCGAGACTAAGCTAGAAGAGACGGTTAAACAATTACAAGACCGCTTTCAGCGAGGATGTCGCTACGTCATTCGATACCGTAGCAGTTCCGGTAAAACCAATAACTGGGACTGCGATCTCTCAGAACTCCGCTTTCACAACGGCTTGCTATACCTATTTGCCCATATCTCTAACTTTTCACCTCGTTACAGTGAAAAGCAGCCCAGCATCGAGCAAAACCTGATCTTTCGCATTGATCGTATCCTCAAGGTTTACCCTGCTTCAGATACTCTCTGGTCCAGACTCAGCTTCCCGACAGAAAAGGTGCGATACCGTATGAGTGGCCCCTTGGCCCACTACCAACCCCGCCGAACCAACGAAGTTGAACTGTATCGGGATCCGGATCAACGATTCGTCGATATTGAAACCTCTGAAGACCATTGGTTTTGGTTCCGTCAACGAATGCTGCAATATGGTAGCAACGTCAAGGTTCTTGAGCCTCAGTGGATGGCTAACCAGCTACTGAAGGAATATGAAAGGGCTTATCGAAATCATCAGGGATGA
- the cas5d gene encoding type I-D CRISPR-associated protein Cas5/Csc1, with the protein MLYQCDLTLHDNVFFATREMGTLFETEKYLHNWALSYALFEGQYLNRPYRLQGEYAQKPNYLDSSHEQSLHPLNETGIYVFPAQPLQWAYQVNTFKAAQVNYYGKSKQFGDKGADRNYPINFGRAKELAVGSTYRTYIMAKDQATLPDWLQQKDDDKRRTWIRLGKWAAKIHIQAKSIAGETTGSGTFICRHPLNPLDLAVSIRLMVYNRIVMPPVSLVSQAQLEGEYWRLPDETCLPIGCYYGARYMANAS; encoded by the coding sequence ATGCTTTACCAATGTGATTTGACCCTCCACGATAACGTCTTTTTTGCCACTCGCGAAATGGGGACGCTGTTTGAAACTGAAAAGTACTTGCATAACTGGGCTTTAAGCTATGCCCTTTTCGAGGGACAATACCTCAATCGCCCTTACCGATTGCAGGGAGAATACGCTCAAAAACCCAATTATTTGGATAGCAGCCACGAACAGAGCCTACATCCGCTGAATGAGACTGGGATATATGTTTTTCCTGCACAACCGCTGCAGTGGGCCTACCAAGTCAACACGTTTAAGGCTGCTCAGGTGAACTACTACGGCAAATCGAAACAGTTTGGCGATAAAGGCGCTGACCGCAACTACCCCATTAACTTTGGGCGAGCTAAAGAGTTAGCCGTAGGCAGCACCTACCGGACCTACATCATGGCAAAGGATCAGGCTACCTTACCAGACTGGCTGCAGCAAAAGGATGACGACAAACGCCGGACCTGGATTCGTCTAGGAAAGTGGGCTGCCAAAATCCATATTCAGGCCAAGTCTATTGCAGGCGAGACAACTGGTTCCGGCACATTTATTTGTCGCCATCCTCTTAACCCTTTAGATTTGGCAGTATCTATTCGATTAATGGTCTACAACCGCATTGTGATGCCGCCCGTGAGTTTAGTGAGCCAAGCACAATTAGAAGGTGAATACTGGAGGCTTCCCGATGAAACCTGCCTACCCATTGGCTGTTACTACGGGGCAAGATATATGGCCAACGCCTCATAG
- the cas7d gene encoding type I-D CRISPR-associated protein Cas7/Csc2, protein MTILESLKPEFHSTFPRLASGKYVHFLMVRHSQSFPVFQTDGVLNVARTKAGLDTTDKFSRLVMFKRKQTTPERLAGRELLRSLGLTTADKENKERFCEYNGEGSCKKCPDCIIYGFAIGDSGSERSKVYSDSAFSLSPYEQSHKSFTFNAPFEGGTMSEAGEMRSAINELDHILPEVNFPTVETLRDPTYEGFIYVLGNLLRTRRYGAQESRTGTMTNHLIGIAFADGEIFSNLYFTQALYDALKNDLDAPIDEVRNKAQEVAAILLAQEPVRKTQQIFGEQLDSLLAEVTAIYQDEAQSQTVLSILYQQTQTYAETYGANSGKKGRRK, encoded by the coding sequence ATGACTATCCTCGAATCCCTCAAGCCTGAATTCCACAGCACCTTTCCTCGCCTCGCCTCTGGCAAATACGTTCACTTTTTGATGGTGCGCCATAGCCAATCCTTCCCAGTCTTTCAAACCGATGGTGTGTTGAATGTAGCTCGTACTAAGGCAGGCTTAGACACTACTGATAAATTCAGCCGCTTGGTTATGTTCAAACGCAAGCAGACCACACCAGAGCGATTAGCAGGGCGTGAGCTGTTGCGCTCACTGGGCCTAACCACTGCTGACAAAGAAAACAAGGAAAGGTTTTGCGAGTACAACGGCGAAGGCTCCTGTAAAAAGTGCCCCGACTGTATTATCTATGGCTTTGCCATTGGCGATAGTGGTTCTGAGCGCTCCAAAGTTTACTCAGACTCAGCCTTCTCGCTCAGCCCTTACGAACAGTCCCATAAGAGCTTCACCTTCAATGCTCCTTTTGAGGGAGGCACCATGAGCGAAGCAGGGGAAATGCGAAGTGCCATCAATGAACTCGACCACATCCTACCCGAGGTCAATTTTCCTACAGTAGAAACGCTACGAGACCCCACCTATGAAGGCTTTATCTACGTCCTGGGTAATCTGCTCCGTACCCGCCGCTATGGGGCACAAGAGTCGCGTACAGGCACCATGACTAATCACCTGATTGGTATTGCCTTTGCGGATGGAGAAATCTTCAGTAATTTATACTTCACCCAGGCACTCTATGACGCGCTCAAAAATGATCTAGATGCCCCAATTGACGAAGTGCGAAATAAAGCTCAGGAAGTAGCAGCAATCCTATTGGCTCAAGAACCCGTGCGGAAGACTCAGCAAATCTTTGGAGAGCAGCTAGATAGCTTGCTGGCAGAAGTTACAGCTATCTACCAAGACGAAGCCCAGTCACAGACCGTCCTTAGCATCTTGTACCAACAAACCCAAACCTATGCCGAAACCTATGGGGCAAATTCAGGCAAGAAAGGCAGACGCAAGTAA
- the cas4 gene encoding CRISPR-associated protein Cas4, protein MQDDYLPLAYLNAWEYCPRRFYLEYQLGEMADNEHIILGRHLHRVVDDEGQQYDGDILTRRHQWVWSDRLRVKGVIDLVEQQGDQLIPVEFKKGAMGRHLSDHFQLCAAGLCLEERTQQPITHGEIFYHSNRRRQHVPFTPELRQATEDAILAAHDSLNAPIPKPITNKRKCQACSLQGICLPFEVNLLRETT, encoded by the coding sequence ATGCAAGACGATTATCTTCCCCTGGCTTACCTCAATGCCTGGGAATATTGCCCCCGCCGCTTTTACCTGGAATACCAACTGGGGGAAATGGCCGACAACGAACACATTATTCTGGGGCGCCACCTGCACCGGGTCGTAGACGACGAAGGCCAACAGTACGACGGCGATATCTTGACGCGACGCCACCAGTGGGTGTGGAGCGATCGTCTCCGAGTCAAAGGCGTCATCGACTTGGTCGAGCAGCAAGGGGATCAGCTCATCCCCGTAGAGTTCAAGAAAGGAGCCATGGGACGGCACCTGAGTGATCACTTTCAGCTTTGTGCCGCCGGGCTCTGCCTGGAAGAACGCACTCAACAGCCCATCACCCATGGCGAGATTTTTTATCACAGCAACCGACGACGACAGCACGTTCCATTTACCCCAGAGCTGCGTCAGGCGACAGAAGACGCCATTCTAGCCGCCCACGATTCGTTGAATGCCCCCATTCCTAAGCCGATTACCAACAAGCGCAAGTGCCAGGCCTGTAGCTTGCAGGGGATCTGCCTGCCGTTTGAAGTCAACCTTCTTCGCGAAACCACTTAA
- a CDS encoding DUF5615 family PIN-like protein, with amino-acid sequence MKLLLDSCVWGGAKLPLSEAGHDVVWAGDWDSDPGDAEILLTAYQEGRVLVTIDKDFGELAIVRGTPHCGIIRLVNWKARQQAIACLYQLQVSMRHSKSAYSEIRKCHGSSSQDCDRRKRRPPQKVPARSAYSEPKRTVANALLAQKWTD; translated from the coding sequence ATGAAGCTTTTACTCGATAGCTGTGTTTGGGGAGGTGCCAAATTACCTTTATCTGAAGCGGGTCATGATGTCGTTTGGGCCGGGGATTGGGATAGCGACCCAGGAGACGCAGAAATTCTGCTAACGGCCTATCAGGAAGGACGGGTGCTGGTGACGATTGACAAAGACTTTGGTGAGTTGGCCATCGTGCGGGGCACCCCCCACTGCGGCATTATTCGATTGGTCAACTGGAAAGCGCGACAACAGGCCATCGCCTGCTTATACCAATTACAAGTGAGTATGCGCCATAGCAAAAGCGCATACTCAGAAATCAGGAAGTGCCATGGGTCGTCCTCTCAAGATTGCGATCGCCGAAAGCGAAGACCGCCTCAAAAAGTCCCTGCAAGGAGCGCGTACAGCGAGCCAAAAAGAACGGTTGCAAATGCTCTACTGGCTCAAAAGTGGACAGATTGA
- the cas6 gene encoding CRISPR-associated endoribonuclease Cas6: MKPAYPLAVTTGQDIWPTPHRSTSLYSIVVQLAAAGQGRFPATLGRAIHSQVLTWLQAGDSSVAQAVHSTQVSPMSLSGLVGRRRKQGTRPDDEFYFRIGLLNGDLLEPLLAGLDTWGTQPISLGNFPFVLRGVEALPGEHKQVQIGNYHLLSKTSPVSDDLSLELRSPTAFKQGKKTIQPFPLPELVFGSLLRRWNAFAPEDLQFSQIEWQGMVSAFDLKTRVLRLEGGPQIGSVGWIRYRFLDAEQARIASVLAQYAFFAGVGYKTTMGMGQVQSLNHA, from the coding sequence ATGAAACCTGCCTACCCATTGGCTGTTACTACGGGGCAAGATATATGGCCAACGCCTCATAGATCTACATCACTCTATTCCATCGTGGTGCAATTGGCGGCGGCTGGCCAAGGCCGCTTCCCGGCTACCTTAGGGCGGGCAATTCACTCTCAGGTTCTAACCTGGTTGCAGGCAGGAGATTCCTCTGTAGCCCAGGCTGTCCATAGTACTCAGGTTTCCCCCATGAGCCTTTCAGGACTGGTAGGACGTCGCCGTAAACAAGGCACTCGACCAGATGACGAGTTCTATTTTCGCATTGGTCTACTGAATGGAGACCTGCTGGAACCCTTATTGGCAGGCTTAGATACCTGGGGGACTCAACCCATTTCTCTGGGCAATTTCCCCTTTGTTTTGCGAGGGGTAGAAGCGTTACCCGGTGAGCATAAGCAGGTCCAGATTGGCAACTACCATCTATTGAGCAAGACCAGTCCAGTCAGTGATGATCTTTCCTTGGAGTTGAGATCGCCCACCGCCTTCAAGCAGGGTAAAAAAACAATCCAGCCATTTCCGTTGCCAGAGTTGGTCTTTGGCAGCCTCCTACGCCGTTGGAATGCCTTTGCCCCGGAGGATCTGCAGTTTTCCCAAATTGAGTGGCAGGGTATGGTGTCTGCCTTTGACCTCAAAACCCGTGTGCTTAGGCTTGAAGGTGGCCCTCAAATTGGTTCTGTGGGCTGGATAAGGTACCGTTTCCTTGATGCCGAGCAAGCCCGAATTGCTTCTGTGCTAGCTCAGTATGCCTTCTTCGCTGGAGTTGGCTACAAAACTACGATGGGCATGGGGCAAGTGCAGTCGCTTAATCATGCCTAG